A portion of the Flavobacterium magnum genome contains these proteins:
- a CDS encoding ComEC/Rec2 family competence protein: MKALQFPLARITVFFVSGIIFGHRFSPPLKDVAFILLLCFVLCALAFVYSVKHAAQRVIFGICIYCFSFLSGLFAYTAQHYATENHYSRQLSANDARHSCKLTIKEVLKSNSINDRYVATVEHIDTKPCTGLILLNLKRAKNAGRIITGATLLVSGQIQRHRPPQNPEQFDYGKYLSQKSIFAQMYADSANVTAVDTLKNLSYYAAAFRNRIISNLEKRHFNKDNLAVITALILGQQQDISKETIQDYQYAGAIHILSVSGLHVGYIMLFVNFMLLRVPKSKSGNIIRLFAVLVSLWGFSFIAGLAPSIVRSATMFSFVAVGLYLKRETYIFHTVLVSLLLILMVSPSFLFDVGFQLSYVSLFFILWLQPFLSRFWTPKTKAAKYFWDIITVSAAAQIGAFPLSVYYFHQFPGLFFVTNLVILPALGIIMAYGVLVMALAFFDAVPGFLSTSLDVLIGWLNLTIRKIASFDQFVVRDIPLNAAMLIVLYVTVIVLFLWLMKPTYRKIVWAICCLLFFQGTLIYNRWKNDTAETFVVFRMKNSSLITEKHGHGIRVYCEDGVRTKVLQDPNLTAYRVANFSKIVAVKQMRNVMYFKRRSIFIADSCGIYPKGIRPDIVLVTQSPKINFERMLNEMKPRQVVADASNFKFYTEHWKASCQKQKIPFHAIAEKGYYQLQ; encoded by the coding sequence AAGGGTGATTTTCGGTATCTGCATCTATTGCTTCTCGTTTTTGTCCGGCCTATTTGCCTATACTGCGCAGCACTACGCAACGGAAAACCACTACAGCAGGCAACTTTCAGCGAATGACGCCCGCCATAGCTGCAAGCTGACAATAAAAGAGGTGCTGAAGAGCAATAGTATCAATGACCGATACGTGGCGACGGTCGAACACATCGATACCAAACCCTGCACCGGCCTGATCCTGCTGAATCTCAAAAGGGCCAAAAATGCCGGGCGTATCATTACCGGCGCGACGCTTTTGGTATCCGGACAAATCCAAAGACACAGGCCGCCTCAGAATCCGGAGCAGTTCGACTACGGCAAATATCTTTCACAGAAGTCCATTTTTGCGCAGATGTATGCCGACAGCGCAAACGTGACTGCGGTGGACACGCTCAAGAACTTGTCCTATTACGCAGCCGCATTCCGGAACAGGATCATCAGCAATCTGGAAAAAAGGCATTTCAATAAAGACAACCTCGCTGTGATTACCGCATTAATACTGGGCCAGCAGCAGGACATTTCCAAAGAAACGATTCAGGATTACCAGTACGCCGGCGCCATCCACATCCTTTCCGTGTCCGGTTTGCATGTGGGCTACATCATGCTTTTCGTGAATTTCATGTTGTTGCGTGTGCCTAAAAGCAAATCCGGAAATATCATCCGGCTGTTCGCCGTGCTGGTTTCGCTCTGGGGCTTTTCATTCATTGCAGGACTGGCACCTTCAATTGTGCGATCGGCGACGATGTTTTCGTTTGTCGCCGTGGGTCTGTACCTGAAACGCGAAACTTACATATTCCACACCGTCCTGGTCTCACTATTGCTGATCCTTATGGTCTCGCCATCATTCTTATTTGACGTCGGATTCCAGCTCAGTTACGTCTCGTTATTCTTCATCCTGTGGCTGCAGCCTTTTTTATCGCGGTTCTGGACGCCGAAGACCAAAGCAGCGAAATACTTCTGGGACATCATCACCGTTTCGGCCGCCGCACAAATCGGTGCGTTCCCGTTAAGCGTCTACTATTTCCACCAGTTCCCCGGATTGTTTTTCGTAACCAACCTGGTTATTTTGCCTGCTTTGGGAATCATTATGGCCTACGGCGTGTTGGTGATGGCACTAGCGTTTTTCGATGCGGTTCCTGGCTTTTTGTCTACTTCGCTGGATGTTCTGATTGGATGGCTCAACTTAACAATCAGGAAAATAGCATCGTTTGACCAATTCGTCGTGAGGGATATCCCGTTGAACGCCGCCATGCTCATTGTACTTTATGTAACGGTGATTGTACTGTTCCTTTGGCTGATGAAACCCACTTACAGGAAGATCGTATGGGCAATCTGCTGTCTCCTGTTTTTCCAGGGCACATTGATTTACAATCGTTGGAAAAACGACACTGCCGAAACCTTCGTTGTGTTCCGGATGAAGAACAGCAGCCTGATTACCGAAAAGCACGGCCATGGCATCAGGGTGTATTGCGAAGACGGTGTGCGCACAAAAGTACTTCAGGATCCAAATCTCACCGCTTACCGCGTGGCAAATTTCAGCAAGATTGTTGCAGTAAAACAGATGCGCAACGTGATGTATTTTAAACGCAGATCTATTTTTATTGCCGACAGTTGCGGTATTTATCCGAAAGGCATCAGGCCTGACATTGTGCTGGTAACACAATCACCGAAAATCAACTTCGAGAGAATGCTCAATGAGATGAAGCCGCGGCAGGTGGTTGCAGACGCGTCTAATTTCAAATTCTATACAGAACACTGGAAAGCAAGTTGCCAAAAGCAAAAAATCCCTTTCCATGCGATTGCTGAAAAGGGATATTATCAGTTGCAATAA
- a CDS encoding thioredoxin family protein → MKKMAILAMLVLFTVTAKAQDLKWYTDVKEASEVSMKSKKPLMFFFTGSDWCGWCMRLQKEVFQTADFTKWANDNVVLVELDFPKRKQLSADLTKQNNELAQMFAIRGYPTVWMVTPTKPNDQISFERLGSTGYVAGGPKAWIQEANNILKK, encoded by the coding sequence ATGAAAAAAATGGCGATTCTCGCAATGCTGGTTTTATTTACCGTCACTGCAAAAGCACAGGATTTGAAATGGTACACCGACGTTAAGGAAGCTTCCGAAGTGTCGATGAAGAGCAAAAAGCCACTGATGTTTTTCTTCACCGGAAGTGACTGGTGCGGATGGTGTATGCGGCTGCAGAAGGAAGTATTCCAGACGGCAGATTTTACCAAATGGGCGAATGACAATGTAGTCCTGGTTGAACTGGATTTCCCGAAAAGGAAGCAGCTTTCCGCCGACCTGACCAAGCAGAATAACGAGCTGGCACAGATGTTCGCAATCCGTGGCTATCCTACCGTTTGGATGGTCACTCCAACCAAGCCTAATGACCAGATTTCATTTGAGAGACTCGGAAGTACAGGGTACGTTGCCGGTGGTCCAAAGGCGTGGATTCAGGAAGCCAACAACATCCTGAAAAAGTAA
- a CDS encoding peptide MFS transporter: protein MEQVPVSDLEQIQNFKGKYPKQLWYLFFSEMWERFCFYGMRGMLTFFMVDQLFMNERVANLQYGATQAFVYAFTFIGGLFADKILGYRKSLFWGGLLMIVGSLILAADPKNFFFLGISFTIIGTGFFKPNISTMVGSLYKEGDPRTDAGFSLFYAGINVGALIGGYLCIAIGKGEMMSSVVPANLTWNVAFGLAAIVMVISLLTFTQTQKSLGSIGISPILHLPKSKKRVYEVLTYAGSLIIIPIIMMMVSKTEYTDYFMFIIGPCTILYLLYEMRHFSVKENKKLCAALIFIVFSIFFWAFFEQSGGSLSLFAANNLDNTVLGLKLDPNGVNNAANSFFVIIFAALVGIVWLWMAKRKIEPNTVVKFGLGFLFLAAGFWIFYYTKFFADANGMTSLDLFTFGWFVITFGELCLSPIGMSIMTKLSPQKLQAVMMGMWFLASAYGQYFAGLLGANIAEASEDASNAQKLIVYADGYQQLALYALIAGVVMIAISPLVKKLMQGVK, encoded by the coding sequence ATGGAACAGGTACCCGTATCAGATTTAGAACAAATCCAGAATTTTAAAGGCAAATACCCGAAACAACTGTGGTATTTGTTCTTCAGTGAAATGTGGGAGCGCTTTTGCTTCTATGGTATGCGGGGGATGCTTACGTTTTTCATGGTCGATCAACTTTTTATGAACGAGCGGGTTGCTAACCTGCAGTACGGCGCTACCCAAGCATTTGTTTACGCTTTTACATTTATAGGGGGATTGTTCGCCGATAAGATCCTGGGTTATCGCAAATCGTTGTTCTGGGGCGGATTGCTGATGATTGTAGGAAGCCTGATCCTGGCTGCGGATCCTAAAAATTTCTTTTTTTTAGGAATCAGTTTTACCATCATTGGTACCGGATTTTTTAAACCGAATATCTCCACAATGGTCGGGTCACTTTATAAAGAAGGCGACCCGAGGACAGATGCCGGTTTTTCGTTATTTTATGCGGGAATCAACGTAGGTGCGCTGATTGGAGGATATTTGTGTATTGCAATCGGGAAAGGTGAAATGATGAGCAGCGTTGTTCCGGCGAACCTAACCTGGAATGTGGCTTTCGGACTTGCAGCAATTGTCATGGTCATTAGTTTACTGACATTTACACAAACTCAGAAAAGTCTGGGCAGTATAGGGATTTCACCGATATTACATCTACCAAAATCAAAGAAAAGGGTATACGAAGTGCTGACTTATGCAGGATCACTGATCATAATCCCGATTATCATGATGATGGTGTCTAAGACCGAGTATACTGATTACTTCATGTTCATTATCGGACCATGTACCATCCTGTACCTCTTATACGAGATGCGTCACTTTTCGGTAAAGGAAAACAAGAAACTTTGCGCTGCGCTGATTTTTATCGTGTTTTCAATTTTCTTCTGGGCCTTTTTTGAGCAAAGTGGCGGTTCGTTAAGCCTGTTTGCAGCAAATAATCTGGACAATACCGTGTTGGGCTTAAAGCTTGATCCAAATGGTGTCAATAATGCCGCAAACTCATTTTTCGTAATCATTTTCGCAGCGTTGGTGGGCATTGTGTGGTTGTGGATGGCCAAGCGAAAAATCGAGCCTAATACTGTAGTGAAATTTGGCCTGGGCTTCCTGTTTCTTGCGGCGGGATTCTGGATTTTTTATTACACCAAATTCTTTGCCGATGCAAATGGCATGACTTCACTTGATTTATTTACCTTCGGCTGGTTTGTAATCACGTTCGGGGAACTTTGTCTTTCGCCAATCGGGATGTCGATTATGACTAAGCTGTCTCCACAGAAGTTGCAGGCGGTTATGATGGGTATGTGGTTTCTGGCCAGCGCTTATGGTCAGTATTTTGCCGGGTTACTAGGTGCAAATATTGCCGAAGCTTCTGAAGATGCATCCAATGCACAGAAACTTATCGTATATGCAGATGGTTATCAGCAACTCGCGCTCTATGCCCTTATTGCCGGAGTGGTGATGATTGCCATTTCGCCTTTAGTCAAAAAATTAATGCAGGGTGTTAAGTAA